The genomic region GACACATGCGAATGCTTCTGGAATAATCTGTTCCATTGTTTCGCCCTGTGCGAGCCGGCTTTTGAACTCGTCTGTTTTCAGTTTTAGTGAATCATCCGATAATTTTTTGATTTTTTCTTCAGACGAGTTTATCTGTAAAATAACAGGCAGAATTTTTTTGATATCCCGTTCTGATTTCGTACCAAAAATTTTTCTAAAAATATAATTTAACATACAAGATAATTAAGACGCAGATTTTCGCAGAAAAATCAGGATTTAATCTGCGTTCCTCTGCGTCCAAATTTAATGAAATCCCTATACTGCAAAATATATTTTACAAAAAATAGTAAAAATTGTAAATAAAAAAAAACCAATCCTGAATTGAACAGAACTGGTTTTTTGTTTTTTTATATGTTCATTAAACTTTTTTTACATTTGCTGCTTTAGGACCTTTATCAGAATCCACCACATCAAACTCTACTGCATCGCCTTCTGCGAGCGATTTGAACCCATCGCCGCCGATAGCCGAAAAGTGAACGAACACATCGCCTGACCCATCTTCTTTCGCTATGAAGCCGTAGCCTTTGGAGTCATTAAACCACTTCACTTTACCACGCAT from Elusimicrobiota bacterium harbors:
- a CDS encoding cold shock domain-containing protein, giving the protein MRGKVKWFNDSKGYGFIAKEDGSGDVFVHFSAIGGDGFKSLAEGDAVEFDVVDSDKGPKAANVKKV